From Musa acuminata AAA Group cultivar baxijiao unplaced genomic scaffold, Cavendish_Baxijiao_AAA HiC_scaffold_412, whole genome shotgun sequence, a single genomic window includes:
- the LOC135658730 gene encoding uncharacterized protein LOC135658730 isoform X2 has translation MPRTSALECPGCPPLRALTTDVLGLVKVVEAHGKTGIPKVVETWGQPNASSCVLAASYSDHKTDPLLAVARKNGLVECLNPINGEALGITKIDQPLSLDGSLNDDHVVGLHLFKTKGIDVPSRSVSLLTCLEKGNACLRSIPVGDAPENSTTASHITWNVCSSGKIICSSVDKSENYALFGGNGIELNMWDLGKCSKIWSAKSPPNRLGIFSPTWFTAATFLSEDDHRKVVAGTINHQVRLYDTSAQRRPIISVDFRESPIKAVCEDLDGYTVYVGNGSGDLASFDMRTGKLMGCFIGKCSGSIRSIARHPELPVIASCGLDSSLRVWDAKTRQLLSAVFLKQHLTNVVIDSHFSDEGES, from the exons ATGCCACGAACAAGTGCATTGGAGTGCCCTGGATGCCCACCTTTGAGAGCCTTGACGACTGACGTGCTCGgtcttgtaaaag TTGTCGAAGCTCATGGAAAGACTGGAATTCCAAAGGTGGTAGAAACATGGGGGCAGCCAAATGCTTCATCTTGTGTCCTTGCTGCTTCTTATTCTGATCACAAAACTGATCCG CTTTTGGCTGTTGCTCGCAAGAATGGTTTG GTTGAGTGTCTAAATCCTATTAATGGAGAGGCTTTGGGCATCACTAAGATCGATCAACCCTTATCACTGGATGGCTCTCTTAATGATGATCATGTTGTTGGATTGCATCTCTTCAAAACTAAAGGAATCGATGTTCCATCAAG GTCAGTTTCATTACTTACCTGTCTGGAAAAGGGTAATGCTTGCTTGAGGTCCATTCCCGTCGGTGATGCGCCAGAAAACTCAACTACTGCTTCTCATATTACATGGAATGTATGCTCTTCTGGTAAAATAATATGTTCTTCAGTGGATAAAAGTGAGAATTATGCCTTATTTGGAGG GAATGGCATTGAATTGAACATGTGGGATCTTGGAAAATGCAGTAAGATCTGGAGTGCAAAATCT CCTCCTAATAGACTTGGTATATTCTCTCCAACTTGGTTTACTGCTGCAACTTTTCTGAGTGAAGATGACCATAGAAAAGTTGTGGCTGGCACGATCAATCATCAG GTTCGTCTTTATGACACTTCAGCACAGAGGAGACCTATAATTTCAGTCGACTTTAGAGAATCTCCAATTAAAGCAGTTTGTGAAGATCTAGATGGCTATACAGTCTATGTAGGCAATGGTTCTGGGGATCTTGCTTCATTTGATATGAGAACAG GAAAACTGATGGGATGCTTTATTGGTAAGTGCTCTGGAAGCATCAGATCTATAGCGAGACATCCAGAACTTCCCGTGATAGCATCTTGTG GATTGGACAGCTCTTTGCGTGTGTGGGATGCAAAGACGAGACAACTTCTATCTGCG